The following proteins are encoded in a genomic region of Canis lupus baileyi chromosome 30, mCanLup2.hap1, whole genome shotgun sequence:
- the LOC140621668 gene encoding uncharacterized protein: protein MERTDKIARGSLCQDTGRKRERQRHSQREKQAPCREPDMGLDPGTPGSHHGLKTVLNCWATRAALSYGFTAFSVIAEFSNRGFSKDMKVIGHPGFQDSRCLWFQETSSLEGCDGPCRTGPGQAEWARRRCTGQSLYCLLPLPSQLGVPRLLGANCTSGLAHPDEAVRGPDCGLCCAFCQKGPRSLQRPPLPNHPHLRTLPLQVCSQHKQPTGSAGSQLHDPRNQNPSIPKVFRKFLCSLKWETPGKSCSPSVFSSEIASCREPSCSAPHPTRSRDSSRAQRWVHMPPSRALAVPESLPSAAGDLAGGHFLLSWFPRVAASALLREFMCPPGGPRWSPPEAALGVPVWGPLGGETTGSRGPSGTVGPGGSPRGHAYSTLASLEARPPIGGWVQALLTFPRVPLQRFC, encoded by the coding sequence acacagggagaaagagagagaggcagagacacagtcagagggagaagcaggctccatgcagggagcccgacatgggactcgatcccgggaccccaggatcacaccacgggctgaagacggtgctaaactgctgggccaccagggctgccctgtcctaTGGTTTTACTGCTTTCTCAGTGATAGCTGAATTCTCCAACAGAGGATTTTCAAAAGATATGAAGGTCATAGGCcacccaggattccaggattccaggtGCTTGTGGTTTCAAGAGACAAGTTCTCTAGAGGGATGCGACGGACCGTGTAGGACAGGCCCTGGGCAGGCTGAGTGGGCACGGCGCAGGTGCACGGGGCAGAGTCTATattgcctcctgcccctgccctcccagctCGGAGTCCCCCGGCTCCTGGGAGCTAACTGCACATCTGGCCTTGCTCACCCAGACGAGGCTGTGAGGGGCCCTGACTGTGGCCTGTGCTGTGCTTTCTGCCAGAAAGGCCCCCGCTCCCTTCAGCGTCCCCCGCTCCCGAACCATCCTCATCTAAGGACCCTGCCACTCCAGGTCTGCTCCCAGCACAAACAGCCCACGGGGAGTGCAGGGTCTCAGCTCCACGACCCGAGGAATCAGAATCCTTCTATACCCAAGGTCTTCAGGAAATTCCTGTGCTCTTTAAAGTGGGAGACACCTGGTAAGTCCTGCTCACCCTCAGTCTTCAGCTCAGAGAtcgcctcctgcagggagccctcctgctctgctccccaccccacccgcagCAGGGACAGTTCCAGAGCCCAGCGATGGGTGCACATGCCCCCTTCACGAGCACTTGCAGTCCCTGAGTCTCTCCCCTCTGCTGCGGGGGACTTGGCAGGAGGACATTTCTTACTGTCGTGGTTCCCACGCGTAGCAGCATCGGCTCTACTGAGGGAGTTCATGTGCCCACCTGGGGGTCCTCGTTGGAGCCCTCCGGAAGCTGCCCTTGGGGTCCCCGTGTGGGGGCCGCTGGGAGGTGAGACCACCGGCTCTCGGGGGCCTTCAGGTACGGTGGGGCCTGGGGGGAGCCCACGAGGACACGCCTACTCCACGCTCGCCTCCCTGGAGGCCAGGCCTCCCATAGGGGGATGGGTACAGGCCTTGCTGACTTTCCCCAGGGTCCCCCTGCAGAGATTTTGCTAA